The genomic window GAGAGAACCGTGACCTTGACCCGTTCTCCACCCTTTTCCAGCGCCCGGAAGCCGTCCCCAAAGGAAACGACGATCCGGGACAGCCGCCCCGGGATCTTTCCGGTCCAGTTCCGTCGGCGGACCAGGTAGACGAGGGCCAGCAGTGTCAGTGCCACGGCGGGAAGGCCGATGAGAGAAAATCTCCGGATGGCCAGCATGATTTCGTGGCCCCGCTCGGAATTAGGGGGGTGTTGTCCGGAGAACAGAGCCAGGTAGACCGCAAAGATCCCGGCCACGGTGATGAGGTCCAGCAACCGTTCCAGCAGAGAGGTGGCAATGACCGAAGCGGCCGGTATTTTCTCCTTTCTGGCCAGCACGACCGAGGCCACCACTTCGCCGGCACGCGGAGGAATCAGGTTGATGACGTACTTGGCTACCGTCAGGGAAAAGAGTCCCTGGTAGGCCAGGGGACGCTTGACGGGGGACAGCAGGACTCCCCATCTCCAGGCGCGCAGCCCCATATGAAGCAGTGTCAGGCCCAGACCGGCCAGCAGGAAGGCCGGCCGTCCCTGCAACATCACCCTCCAGGACTGCCCCCAGTCGGGAACGCTGAAGTAAATCAGCGAACCGACCAGAAGCGTCAGGCTCAGGCTGACGATCCAGGGGAACAGCACTCTCATTGCGGTCGATTCCGGGTCCGGAAGCCTTCGGTGTGACGGGCCCTGAAATTGCCTCCGCCGGGCCGGCACGGCGCAGCAACCCTACCACGCCGGGGACACCATCACAAGCCGAGGGGAATCCCATCCACAGGCAGTGTTGTGGACTATGGGAGAGCGGCGGAACCACGGTTGGCTTCACTGTTCCTGCCGCTGGCAGTCACTCACGGGCCGCCGCCGCTGACCCGCACGACCCCTGTGGTATACTCGCGCTCCAACCGGGCACGGGAACGGGGCGAATTCCGGGAGCGTATTTCTCGCCGGGGTCGTGATCGTGGCAGGGGCGGCCCGGTTGCCGAGGGGAAATGAGCCAGCTCGATCGTCTCAAAAGCAGGATGGCGGAAGTCTCCGATCTCAAGGCGGCGGCCGCGCTGTTGAGTTGGGACCAGCAAACCTACATGCCGAGCGGCGGAGCGGCGGCCCGGGCCGAGCAGATCGCCACCCTGGAGAAGCTCGCCCACGGGCGCTTCGTCTCCGAGGAAGTAGGCGCCTGGCTGGAGGGGGCGGCTGCCGAGACCCAGGCCCACGCCTACGAATCGGACGGCGCCAGCCTGGTGCGACTGACCCGGCGGGACTACGACAAGGCTTGCCGAATTCCGCCGGCGCTGGTGGAGGAACTGGCGCGACAGACCTCGCTGGGGATGGAGGTTTGGGTGAAGGCGCGCAGTCAGTCCGACTTCAGCCAGTTTCAAGGCCCGCTGCAGACCCTGGTGGACCTCCAGCGGGAGCTGGCCGACTGCCTGGGATATCGGGAGAGAAGATACGACGCTCTGCTCGATCAGTATGAGCCCGGCATGAAGTCGGCAGACCTCGACCGACTCTTTGCCGATTTGAAGAACGGCCTGGTTCCGCTGGTGCAGGACATCTCCCGAAAGCTGGACAGTGTCCAGGATGAAGTGTTGCGCCAACGCTTCCCCATCGACAAGCAGACGACCTTTGGCCTGGAAATGGCGAAGGAGATGGGCTTCGACCTCAGTGGCGGACGCCAGGACCAGTCGGTCCATCCCTTCTGCACCTCTTTTTCCAACCGGGACGTTCGAATCACTACCCGCTTCGACGAGAGGTTTCTACCGTCGGCCCTGTTCGGCACGCTTCATGAAACGGGCCATGCCCTCTACGAACAGGGAGTGAGCACGGCCTTTGAGCGCACCCCCCTGAGCGGCGGCACCTCCCTGGGCATTCACGAGTCCCAGTCGCGGTTGTGGGAGAATCTGGTGGGCCGCAGCCGGGGGTTCTGGAAATTCGCCTACCCGGGGCTTCAGCGCGCCTTTCCTCAGCAGTTGGCAGGCTGCTCCCTGGAAGCCTTCTATCGGGCCATCAATCGTGTCGAGCCTTCCCTCATCCGGGTGGAGGCCGACGAGGTGACCTACAATCTGCACATCATGCTGAGGTATGAGCTGGAAGCTCAACTGGTCGAGGACAACCTTCCGGTGGCGGACCTGCCGGAGGCGTGGAACGGCAGGATGCGAGACTATCTGGGGATCACTCCGCCCAACGATGCTCTGGGCGTGCTCCAGGACGTCCACTGGTCGCACGGCCTGTTCGGTTATTTCCCGACCTATTCCCTGGGGAATCTGATATCGGTGCAGCTCTACGACCGGGCCAAAAGGGAGATTCCCGGCATCCCGGCGGCTATCGAGCGCGGGGAGTTCTCGCCGCTGCTCGGTTGGCTGAGAGAGCGCGTCCATTGCCATGGCCGGAAATTCATGCCCGCCGAACTGGTCCGTCGGATCACGGGAGAGGATCTGAGGGCCGCGCCCTTCGTGAACTACCTGAAGGCCAAGTATGGGGAGATATACAACTGATTCGCTACCCGCGGTGAGGGGAACATCCAGCGTCACCAGGCCGGGACCCCGACCGGAGTCAAGGAAGAGCGCCGACATGAAGCAACCCGATTCAAGCCCCATCCGTCATGATTGGAGCCTGGAGGAAATCGGGGGCGTCTACACCCTGCCCCTTCCCGAGCTGATCTTTCGCGCCCAGAGCCTGCACCGCCGGCACCACTGCGCCGAGGAGGTACAGGGGTGTTCGCTTCTCAGCATCAAGACCGGGGGGTGTCCGGAAGACTGCGGCTACTGCCCTCAATCGGCCCATTACGATACGGGCGTTGCCGGACAGAAGCTCTTGAGCCCCGAGCAGGTGCTGGCCTCTGCGCGGGAGGCGCGCCGGCAGGGGGCGACCCGCTTTTGCATGGGGGCGGCCTGGCGCCAGGCTCCCGAAGGTGACGAGTTCGAGAAAGTGTTGTCCATGGTGCGCGGCGTCAGGGAGCTGAGCATGGAGGCCTGCTGCACCCTGGGGATGTTGTCGCGGACCCAGGCGGAGGCGCTGGCCGAGGCGGGACTGACGGCCTATAACCACAACCTGGACACATCGCCCGAATTCTACGGCCGCATCATCACCACCCGGACCTACCGGGATCGTCTGGAAACCCTGGAACGGGTGCGAAACGCCGGCATCAGCGTCTGCTGCGGCGGGATTATCGGCATGGGGGAGAGCCGGCGGGACCGCTGGCGCCTGCTGGAGGAGTTGGCTACCCAGAATCCCCACCCGGAGAGCGTGCCCATCAATCTGCTGGTTCGGGTGGAAGGGACCCCGCTGGCGGATCAGACAGCGGTGGATCCTTTCGAAATGGTCCGCATGATCGCGACCGCCCGCATCCTGATGCCGGAGGCCATGGTGCGCCTGAGCGCCGGACGCCTGTCGCTCTCGGATGAAGCCCAGGCGCTTTGCCTGCTGGCCGGCGCCAATTCCGTCTTTATGGGGGAGCGGTTGCTGACGACTCCCAATCCCCAAACCGACCTGGATCGAGATCTGCTGGAACGCATGGGGATGCGGCTTCGGGAAGCCGAGACCTCAGCCGGCGCCGGTCGTCAGGACCTGCCAGAGCACTGAGGGCGCCTTCCGAAGCAGCCTTCTGCGAATGGTTCGACAGTCATGCCTGCCGGCCACGAAGTCGGGGGTGAAGTGTCGTAGCGTTCGACTTCGAGCACTGCCTTGAACCATGCGTCTGATGAAGTCGACCCCCAGCAGATGCCCCGCATGGAATTTCTCGAAATACCCGGCGGCACGGCGCAAATCCTCCACGAACTCCTCCCGGCAAACCTCCTGGTAATCCTTGGGATTCAATCGCAAAAATTCGAGGGCCAGCAACTCCCCTGAACGCGGTGCGCAGTAGATCCCCTCGCAGGTAATGGGGTCCGCGAAGCCGGTCCTGCAAGCCCCGGAGGATTCCCCCGGCCGGTTCCGGGGCTGTGCTATAATCCCGGCCTGCTATCCCTGCTCCCTTCCTCCGATCTCCCCGTCGGTTTCCAACATGTCCGTGCAGAAGATTCTGGCTTTGGAGGACCTGCTGGCGCAACGGGATCGTTTGCGTCAGGAGAACCAGCGGACTGTCTTCACCAACGGGTGCTTCGATCTGCTCCACCCCGGCCATATCGATTACCTGAGCCGCGCCCGGCAAATGGGAGATGCCCTCATTGTCGGAGTCAACAGCGATCGTTCGGTCAGAGAGCTCAAGGGACCCCTGCGGCCCATCCTGACCCAGGATGAGCGGACCCGCCTGCTCTCGGGGCTTGACAGCGTCGACTACATTACGATCTTTGACGAGGATACGCCCCATCGGTTGATCGAGGCCCTGCTCCCCGACGTGCTGGTCAAGGGGGGCGACTGGACGGTGGAAACCATCGTGGGACGGCAGGAGGTGGAGGCGGCCGGCGGCCGGGTGGTCCCCCTGCCCTACCTGAAGGGTCAGTCTTCCACCGCAATCATTGAGCGCATTCTTCACCGCTATGGCCGGCAAGCTTAGCTGGGTCGACCCGGTGGCCAAGCCCCGGTCCTTCTGAATTCATTTCCCCATCGATGTGGCTACCCAATCTCTTCTTTCCCAACTGGCGCAGGACTCGCTCCTCCAATCGATTCCCCGTCAGGTCGATTCCGGGCCCTGTCGAATCGCCCTGTCCGGCATCGCCCCGGCTGCAAAACCCGCCTATCTGGCTCTCCTGCATCGGATCCTGAGTCGGCCGATTCTATTCGTCAGTGCCGGTGTCCCGGACCTGGAAGCCATGGCCGCCACCACGGCCTTCTATCACCGCGGCCTCTCCGGAAAGCCGGGGGAGCGGGTGGCCGCCTTCCCCGCACTGCAGCCGGGTCCCTATAGCGGTCTTTCACCCCACGCCGAGGCCGTGGAGCAGCGGACCCTGGCCCTCTGGAAGATGCACCGGCGGTCCCTGGATATTCTGCTCTGCGGGCCCACGGCACTGGTGACTCGCTTGCCGGAGGTTCTTCCCGACCTCCGGCAGGTGCCCGAATTGGCTCCGGGCAGAGAGATTGCCCTGGAGGAGCTGATCGGCTACCTGAAACGGGCGGGGTACGTCAGGGAGGAGCCGGTGACCGGTGTGGGGACCTTTTCCCGCCGGGGAGGGATTCTGGATGTCTATCCCCCGGGCTGCCTCAATCCGGCCCGCATCGAGTTTTTCGGAGACGAGGTTGAATCGCTCCGGGAGTTCTCCGTCAGCTCGCAGCGGTCGGTGGGGCGCCTCGAGAGCGTGACTCCCGTTCCCATGAGAGAGACCTTTGTGGATCCCAATGCTCTGCGGGAGTGGGGCCGGGAGGCTTCGGAGAGGTGGAATCCTCAGGAGTTTCCCGCCTTCTTCGAAACCCAGGTGTTCCAGGCAAGCCGGGGGGAGCACTTCCAGGGGTTCGAGTTCCTGCATGGGCTGACGCTTCCCCTGCAGGTGCCGTTCCTGGACTACGCGTCCGATTTCGTGGTGGTGAGGGATGAGCCGGACGAGTTGGAGCAGGGATTGCGCCACTGGTGGGAGGAGATGGCCGAGGACCGGGAGGCTTTGAGCCGGCGCGGGTGGCCCAGCCTGAATCCGGAAGAGCTCTTTCTGTCCCTGACCGAAGCCGGGGATAGGCTGGAGGACCGACCGGTCATCGACCTGAAGCAACTGGGAATCACGCCGGGTCGGCAGTCCGACTCTTCGTCCTCCCCGCTTCCGTCCGCGGGCGAGACGCCTTCCCGCCCCGTCGATTCAAGGTCTCGAGCGGCTGCAGCCCCGGCTCCGATCCATCTGGACTGTCAGACTGTGCCTGTCCGAAAGTACCACGGCGACATCGCCAGTCTGGCCCGGGACCTTCGCCATTTGATGGAAGCCGACGTTCGAATGCTGTTCGCCCAGTCATCCCTGGGACGAGCCGAGCGCCTGGGGGAAATGCTGCGGGAATACGATCTGCCGGTGGTTTCCGATTTCGACGACAAGGGCCGGGCAGCCGATGGGACCCGCGACCGGATTACCGTCGTGGTCGGCCACGTCCTGGAAGGGTTCCGCCACCCCTCCTCCGGGATCTGCATCTTTGGGGACGAGGACGTTTTCGACGAAGTGGAGTTCCTCTCCCATCCGGCTCCGTCCAGGTCCAGAAGCGGAACTTTTGTTTCGGATTTCCGCGAACTGAGTCCGGGGGACTACCTGGTGCACGTCGACCACGGCATCGGTCGCTACCGGGGACTGAAGCAGATCGACCGCGATGGAGTGAATCAAGAGTTCATGATCCTGGAGTATTTCGACGAAGCTCGGCTGTACGTGCCTCTGGAGAGGCTGGACCTGGTTCAAAAGCACAGCAGCGGCGACAGCGCTCGCCCTCCGCTCGACAAGCTGGGAGGAGTGAGCTGGAAAAAAGCCAAGAACCGCGCCAGGAAGTCCATCCGGGATATGGCTCAGGAGCTGCTCGATCTCTACGCTCGGAGAAGGATCGCGCCGGGATATCGCTTTTCCGCCAACGGGCACTGGCATCGGGAATTCGAGGATGCCTTCGAGTTCACCGAGACCCCGGATCAAAGGGCCGCCATTCTGGACCTCTACCGGGATATGGAAGTGAACAGCCCCATGGACCGGCTGCTCTGTGGGGACGTGGGCTTCGGCAAGACCGAAGTGGCCATGCGGGCGGCCTTCAAGGCGGCCTTCGACGGCAAGCAGGCGGCGGTCCTGGCTCCCACGACCATCCTGGTCTACCAGCACTATCTGCGTTTCAGGCAGCGCTTTACCGCGTTTCCCATCGCCATCGAGATGTTGAGCCGTTTCCGCAGGCCCAAGGAACAAAAAGCCATTCTGGAGCGGGTGGCCACCGGCAAGGTGGACATCCTCATCGGCACTCATCGCATGCTTTCCAAGGACATCCGGTTCAGAGACCTGGGCCTTTTGATCGTGGACGAAGAGCAGCGCTTTGGAGTGGCTCACAAGGAGAGACTGCGGCAGTTGAAGAAGAACGTGGACACCTTGACCATGACGGCCACACCCATTCCCAGAACACTGCACATGTCGTTGACGGGCATCCGGGACATGTCGGTGATCGAGACGCCGCCCCAGGATCGCCTGTCCATACAGACGGCGGTGCTGCCCTTCAGCCACCAGGTCATCCAGAACGCCATCAGAAATGAGCTGGAGCGGCAGGGCCAGGTCTATTTTGTCCACAACACGGTGGAGACCATCGATTCCATTGCCGCACTGATCGGGGACATCTGCCCTGAAGCTCGCCTGCTGGTGGCTCACGGTCAGATGAAGGAGAAAGATCTGGAGGCCACTCTGCTGAAGTTCCTGAGGCATGAGGCCGACGTGCTTGTTTCCACTACGATCATAGAAAACGGTCTGGACATTCCGTTGGTCAATACCATGATCGTCAATCGAGCCGACCGGTTCGGACTTTCGCAGCTCTACCAGTTGCGGGGACGGGTGGGTCGTTCCAGCCGCCGCGCCTACGCCTATCTGCTGGTTCCGCCGCGCCAGACACTCTCCGGCATCGCCCGGCAACGTCTGGCGGCATTGAAGGAGTTCAGCGAGCTGGGTTCCGGTTTCAAGGTGGCGGCCCTGGATCTGGAGTTGAGAGGTGCAGGCAACCTGCTGGGCGGGGATCAGCATGGGCATGTCAACGCCATCGGCTTCGATCTCTACTGTCAGATGCTGGAGCGGACCATCCGGGAACTCCAGGGGCAGGAGGTTCTGCCCGACATCCAGACCCGGCTCGATCTCAAGGTGAGCGTCAAGATCCCACCGGGCTACATCCCCGACGAAAGTCAACGCCTGAGCGTCTACAAGCGCATCTCCTCCCTGAAGCTGGACACGGAGATGAATGGCCTCCGGGAGGAACTGGAGGACCGCTACGGGCCCTTGCCGGAGGAAGTGGAGAGGCTCCTGGACTATATGAGGGTGCGCCGTCTGGCGGAAAGGATTCTGGTGGAGTCGATGGAGAGGGATCGCCAGGGCATCGCCATCACCTTTCACCCCAGGACTCCCATATCGCCCCACAAACTGGTGGAAACCGTCTCCAGTGTCCCCGGCCTTTCGGTGAGCCCGGGGGGACAATTGAGGCTTCGGTCGGCCGGTGTCTCCCAAGGGGAGGTGCTTTCCTCGGTGCGAGCGCTGCTGGTCGAACTGGCTTCCTGAGTTGTCCCTCTCGATGTTACAATCACTCCCCCCTCCGGCACGGACGGGTTAACTTCCGGCAAGAATTCGGTTAACATCGGTTATGTGCTGAATGGAAGGTTCCGGGTTCCGACCGGGGCGATCGAGGAGGAGGAACGATGAAGCCAAGGATTTCTCACGGGGTGCTGGCTGGAGTGCTGCTGCTATCCGGTTCCTCTTTGGCTCTGGCCGAAACCACCATCTTCGAGGAGATCATCTGCCGGGTCAACAACGACATCATCACCAAGTCGGAGTACCAGGAGGCCGCAAACCTGCTCAAGCTCCGGGTCCAGAGGCAGCAAAAACTCTCCGGCGAAGCGTTGGCTCAGGCGGTGCGCGAGGGCGAGAAGGATCTGCTCAAGAACATGATCGAGGAACGTCTCCTGGTGCAAAAGGCAGTTGAGCTGGGGATGACCGCCGACACCGACGTCATCAAGTACCTGGACCGGCTCCGAAACGAGAACAACCTCCCCAGCATCGAGGCCCTGGAGCAGGAGATGCGCGGTCAGG from Acidobacteriota bacterium includes these protein-coding regions:
- a CDS encoding lysylphosphatidylglycerol synthase transmembrane domain-containing protein — encoded protein: MRVLFPWIVSLSLTLLVGSLIYFSVPDWGQSWRVMLQGRPAFLLAGLGLTLLHMGLRAWRWGVLLSPVKRPLAYQGLFSLTVAKYVINLIPPRAGEVVASVVLARKEKIPAASVIATSLLERLLDLITVAGIFAVYLALFSGQHPPNSERGHEIMLAIRRFSLIGLPAVALTLLALVYLVRRRNWTGKIPGRLSRIVVSFGDGFRALEKGGERVKVTVLSLAIWIAISLQLWFLARAYLSDFPLTGALLLTVITVVGVAIPTPGGVGGFQFFMQLALTHFFAPFLSTQDPNSQAAGISNGCYMVSMVPLLLLGFVLLHREGLSWSRIARIASQKPADSVS
- a CDS encoding carboxypeptidase M32, whose amino-acid sequence is MSQLDRLKSRMAEVSDLKAAAALLSWDQQTYMPSGGAAARAEQIATLEKLAHGRFVSEEVGAWLEGAAAETQAHAYESDGASLVRLTRRDYDKACRIPPALVEELARQTSLGMEVWVKARSQSDFSQFQGPLQTLVDLQRELADCLGYRERRYDALLDQYEPGMKSADLDRLFADLKNGLVPLVQDISRKLDSVQDEVLRQRFPIDKQTTFGLEMAKEMGFDLSGGRQDQSVHPFCTSFSNRDVRITTRFDERFLPSALFGTLHETGHALYEQGVSTAFERTPLSGGTSLGIHESQSRLWENLVGRSRGFWKFAYPGLQRAFPQQLAGCSLEAFYRAINRVEPSLIRVEADEVTYNLHIMLRYELEAQLVEDNLPVADLPEAWNGRMRDYLGITPPNDALGVLQDVHWSHGLFGYFPTYSLGNLISVQLYDRAKREIPGIPAAIERGEFSPLLGWLRERVHCHGRKFMPAELVRRITGEDLRAAPFVNYLKAKYGEIYN
- the bioB gene encoding biotin synthase BioB; amino-acid sequence: MKQPDSSPIRHDWSLEEIGGVYTLPLPELIFRAQSLHRRHHCAEEVQGCSLLSIKTGGCPEDCGYCPQSAHYDTGVAGQKLLSPEQVLASAREARRQGATRFCMGAAWRQAPEGDEFEKVLSMVRGVRELSMEACCTLGMLSRTQAEALAEAGLTAYNHNLDTSPEFYGRIITTRTYRDRLETLERVRNAGISVCCGGIIGMGESRRDRWRLLEELATQNPHPESVPINLLVRVEGTPLADQTAVDPFEMVRMIATARILMPEAMVRLSAGRLSLSDEAQALCLLAGANSVFMGERLLTTPNPQTDLDRDLLERMGMRLREAETSAGAGRQDLPEH
- the rfaE2 gene encoding D-glycero-beta-D-manno-heptose 1-phosphate adenylyltransferase; translation: MSVQKILALEDLLAQRDRLRQENQRTVFTNGCFDLLHPGHIDYLSRARQMGDALIVGVNSDRSVRELKGPLRPILTQDERTRLLSGLDSVDYITIFDEDTPHRLIEALLPDVLVKGGDWTVETIVGRQEVEAAGGRVVPLPYLKGQSSTAIIERILHRYGRQA
- the mfd gene encoding transcription-repair coupling factor — its product is MATQSLLSQLAQDSLLQSIPRQVDSGPCRIALSGIAPAAKPAYLALLHRILSRPILFVSAGVPDLEAMAATTAFYHRGLSGKPGERVAAFPALQPGPYSGLSPHAEAVEQRTLALWKMHRRSLDILLCGPTALVTRLPEVLPDLRQVPELAPGREIALEELIGYLKRAGYVREEPVTGVGTFSRRGGILDVYPPGCLNPARIEFFGDEVESLREFSVSSQRSVGRLESVTPVPMRETFVDPNALREWGREASERWNPQEFPAFFETQVFQASRGEHFQGFEFLHGLTLPLQVPFLDYASDFVVVRDEPDELEQGLRHWWEEMAEDREALSRRGWPSLNPEELFLSLTEAGDRLEDRPVIDLKQLGITPGRQSDSSSSPLPSAGETPSRPVDSRSRAAAAPAPIHLDCQTVPVRKYHGDIASLARDLRHLMEADVRMLFAQSSLGRAERLGEMLREYDLPVVSDFDDKGRAADGTRDRITVVVGHVLEGFRHPSSGICIFGDEDVFDEVEFLSHPAPSRSRSGTFVSDFRELSPGDYLVHVDHGIGRYRGLKQIDRDGVNQEFMILEYFDEARLYVPLERLDLVQKHSSGDSARPPLDKLGGVSWKKAKNRARKSIRDMAQELLDLYARRRIAPGYRFSANGHWHREFEDAFEFTETPDQRAAILDLYRDMEVNSPMDRLLCGDVGFGKTEVAMRAAFKAAFDGKQAAVLAPTTILVYQHYLRFRQRFTAFPIAIEMLSRFRRPKEQKAILERVATGKVDILIGTHRMLSKDIRFRDLGLLIVDEEQRFGVAHKERLRQLKKNVDTLTMTATPIPRTLHMSLTGIRDMSVIETPPQDRLSIQTAVLPFSHQVIQNAIRNELERQGQVYFVHNTVETIDSIAALIGDICPEARLLVAHGQMKEKDLEATLLKFLRHEADVLVSTTIIENGLDIPLVNTMIVNRADRFGLSQLYQLRGRVGRSSRRAYAYLLVPPRQTLSGIARQRLAALKEFSELGSGFKVAALDLELRGAGNLLGGDQHGHVNAIGFDLYCQMLERTIRELQGQEVLPDIQTRLDLKVSVKIPPGYIPDESQRLSVYKRISSLKLDTEMNGLREELEDRYGPLPEEVERLLDYMRVRRLAERILVESMERDRQGIAITFHPRTPISPHKLVETVSSVPGLSVSPGGQLRLRSAGVSQGEVLSSVRALLVELAS